ATCGCCGCGGCCCCGTCGCCGGCCGCCTTGTCCAGCTCCAACCCGTTCGCCGACCTGTTCGGCGGCACGTCGCCGCCGCCCGACGTCTTCAACGCCTCGCCGTCGCCGGCGCCGCACGTCTCCGCCTTCGCGGCCCCGCCCGTGCAGGCGCCGCCGCCCGCGTCGGCCGGTCCGATGATGCTGCCCGACGACTTCGATCCGTTCGCGCCGCCGCCGTCGCGGGCCGCGCCGGTGTCGTCGCCCTTGTCGCCCTCGTCATCGTCTTCCTCGTCGATGTCCGGCGGTGCCTCGTCCTTCGATCCGTTCGGCGGGCTCGATCTGGCGCCGCCGCCCGCGCCGGCCCTGCCGCCGGCGCGCAACGACGACCTGGGCTTCGGCGGTGCCTTCGCCGACCTCGTGCCGGGCGACAACAACCGGTCGCTGGACGACCTCTTCGGCCTGCAGCCCGGTGGCAGCGATCCGCTGGCCGGCTTCATGGCCGGCGCGTCCAAGCCCGGCGATGCGCTGCGCGACACGGTGGCCTCGGATCCGCTGGCGCTGTTCGGCGCCGCCGCCCCCGCGACGAACACCGAGCCTCAGACCCCCGCGCTACCGGACCACACCCCGGCGCTGAACTCGGCCTTCCGGCCGCCGGAGATCCGGACGCCGCCGCCGGTTCAACCGGTTCAACCGGTTCAGCCACCCGTGGCCGCCCTCCCGCCAGCGGTCGTCGCGCCGGTCATGCCGCCCGTGACGGCCCCGGTCGCGGCGCCCGTGATGCCGCCTGTGGCGCCGCCGCCGCTGGCGGTCGTCCCGCCGCCGTACATGCCGCCCGCTTATGTGCCGCCGCCCGCGCCGACGGTGGCCGCCGCGCCGACGGCCCCAGCGGCTCCGGGCCAGGCGGCCGACACCGCCGCGCTCTGGCAGGCTTTCTGCGAGGGCGCGGGCATCCGCATGGCCGCGCCGCCGCAAGGCTTGAACCCGGATCTGATGCGCGTCATCGGCTCCCTGCTGAACGCCTCCGTCGACGGCGCGTTGCGCATGATGGCCGTGCGCGCCGCGACGAAACACGAGCTGCGCGCGCAGGTGACCGTCATCCGCTCGCGCGAGAACAACCCGCTGAAGTTCTCGCCCGATGCGCAGTCGGCGCTCGAGCAGCTGCTCCAGCCGCCGGTGCGGGGATTCCTGCCCGGTCCCGCGGCGATGCAGGACGCGATGCGCGACCTGGTCGGCCACACGATCGGCACGATGGCCGGCACGCGCGCCGCGTTGGAGGGCGTGCTGACGCGCTTCCAGCCCAAGGCGCTGGAGGCCAAGCTCACGAGCCGGTCGGTGCTGGACAGCGTCCTGGCGATGAACCGCAAGGCCAAGCTCTGGGAGCTCTACCTGCAGCATTTCGAGTCCATCAAGGACGAGGCGCAGGAGGACTTCCACACGCTGTTCGGCAAGGCCTTCCTGGAGGCCTATGAAGACCAGCTCGAGCGCCTGAGCCAGCATGGGCAGAGCGCGTCCGCGTCTTCGCCGTCACCACAACAACAAGCACAGCAGAGCGGGGCTTGAGCCCCGCCACTTGTCCTACACGTCGTTCATACCATGCTCAAGATCAGGGTTGCCGCCTGCAGCGAACAAGGCGCGCGCAACAACAACGAGGACGCCATCGTGGCGCACGAGAACGGCCCCGGCTGGTATGCCGTGCTGGCCGACGGCGCCGGCGGCCACCGCAACGGGGCCGAGGCCGCGCGCCGGGCCGTGCACCGCATGCAGACCAGCCTGGGCGACGCGACGCTGCCGTGGCGCCCGGAGCTGCTCACCGGCGCGGTGCTGGCCGCGCACGACGACGTGCGTCGCGGCGTCGAAGGCACCGGCCGCGACCGCATGCACACGACGCTGGTCGCGCTGTGCGTCGACGCGCAGCGCAACTTCGCGCTGTGGACGCACGTGGGCGACTCGCGCCTGTACCGCATCCGCGGCGGGCAGATCGACACGATCACGCAGGACGACAGCGTCGTGCAGATGCTGATCGAGGCCGGCCTCCTGACGCCCGAGCAGGCGGAAGACCACCCGCACAAGAACCACCTCGTGGCCGCGCTCGGCATCGAGGACGACCTGAACCCGCACACCACCTCGCCGCAGCCGCTGCAGGACGGGGACGTCTTCCTGCTGTGCAGCGACGGCTGGTGGGGCAGCGCGGGCGACACCCTGATCCACGACACGCTGGGTGCCGCCGGGTCGCCGGACGACTGGCTGGCGGCGATGCGCGGGGTGATCGAGGAACGGCGGCTGCCGGATCAGGACAACTTCAGCGCGATCGCGCTGTGGGTGGGCGAACCGGTGCTGGCCTCCGTGGCGCAGACGCCCACGGACGAAGCGGGCAGCGCAGCGCAGGAGTCGACGGTCGACTCCGGCCCGATCCCGCTGGAAGAGGAAGAAGAGGACGACTCGACGCGGCGCATGCCGCTCTGAGTCTCGGCGCGGCTTCAGGTCGCTCGCGCGCGTTTCGTGGGTTTCGTGGGTTTCGTCGATTTTTCGGGCTTGGCGCGCTTCGTCGCGCCATCGGGGTCAGATCTTGCCGCCGACCACTGCGTCGGCGACGCCACGAACGCGCTCAACCGCAGCGCGGTCCTCGACAACGCCGCCGCCGTCTCCAGGTTGCTCTGCGCGACCTGTTCCGCATCGGCCGTCGCGCGGCCGACGTCGGTCAGCGCGACCTCCAGCTGACGTCCGGCGCTGGACTGCTGGTGCGTGGCCATCTTGATCTCCTTGCTCGCGATGTCCGACGCGGCCACGCGCTCCGAGATC
This genomic stretch from Mitsuaria sp. 7 harbors:
- a CDS encoding PP2C family serine/threonine-protein phosphatase, encoding MLKIRVAACSEQGARNNNEDAIVAHENGPGWYAVLADGAGGHRNGAEAARRAVHRMQTSLGDATLPWRPELLTGAVLAAHDDVRRGVEGTGRDRMHTTLVALCVDAQRNFALWTHVGDSRLYRIRGGQIDTITQDDSVVQMLIEAGLLTPEQAEDHPHKNHLVAALGIEDDLNPHTTSPQPLQDGDVFLLCSDGWWGSAGDTLIHDTLGAAGSPDDWLAAMRGVIEERRLPDQDNFSAIALWVGEPVLASVAQTPTDEAGSAAQESTVDSGPIPLEEEEEDDSTRRMPL
- the tagH gene encoding type VI secretion system-associated FHA domain protein TagH → MTLTLRAVSLNDLPLTQPITARFDATGGTIGRADNNTMALPDPERHISRQQAEISAEAGGYVIRNVGSANPITVAGQPVGQGQAVPLRHLDMVRIGGYLLEVQSEAGADNGATVIRRAPDLSRPVTQGPAIAAAPSPAALSSSNPFADLFGGTSPPPDVFNASPSPAPHVSAFAAPPVQAPPPASAGPMMLPDDFDPFAPPPSRAAPVSSPLSPSSSSSSSMSGGASSFDPFGGLDLAPPPAPALPPARNDDLGFGGAFADLVPGDNNRSLDDLFGLQPGGSDPLAGFMAGASKPGDALRDTVASDPLALFGAAAPATNTEPQTPALPDHTPALNSAFRPPEIRTPPPVQPVQPVQPPVAALPPAVVAPVMPPVTAPVAAPVMPPVAPPPLAVVPPPYMPPAYVPPPAPTVAAAPTAPAAPGQAADTAALWQAFCEGAGIRMAAPPQGLNPDLMRVIGSLLNASVDGALRMMAVRAATKHELRAQVTVIRSRENNPLKFSPDAQSALEQLLQPPVRGFLPGPAAMQDAMRDLVGHTIGTMAGTRAALEGVLTRFQPKALEAKLTSRSVLDSVLAMNRKAKLWELYLQHFESIKDEAQEDFHTLFGKAFLEAYEDQLERLSQHGQSASASSPSPQQQAQQSGA